Within Paenibacillus albicereus, the genomic segment GCGTGCTGGCCGGACTGGCGGGAGGCGCGCTGTCGATCGGGCTCCTCAACCAGTTCACGGAGAACATGGTGGCGGGCCGCGGATTCATCGCCTTGTCGGCCGTCATCTTCGGCCGCTGGACGCCGGGCGGCACGGCGGCGGGATCGCTGCTGTTCGGAGCCGCCGACGCCCTCCAGCTGCGCTTCCAGACGCTCGGCATCGAGATTCCGTACCAGTTCCTGCTGCTGTTCCCGTATGTGCTGACGATGCTGGCGCTCGCCTGGTTCTCCGGCCGGACGCGGGCGCCGGCGGCGACAGCCAAGCCGTACAAAAGCGCCGCCAACCGTGTCTGAGACCGAAGCCAAGAGGTAGAAGGGAGGAGGATCGCCATGCGGATAAGCGCAGGGGAAGAGATCGTGCTCGCCACGCGCGGGCTGACGAAGCGCTTCGGCTCGTTCACGGCGAACGACGGATTGGACTTGGACTTTCGGCGCGGAGAGATCCATGCCATCCTCGGCGAGAACGGGGCGGGCAAAAGCACGCTGATGAACATGCTCTCCGGCCTGATCGAGCCCGACGGGGGAGAGATTCGGCTGAACGGAGCGTCCGTCCGCTTCGGCTCGCCGCGAGCGGCGATGAGAGCGGGCATCGGCATGGTGCATCAGCACTTCATGCTCGTGCCGGCGCTGACGGCAGCGGAGAATGTCCTGATCGGGCTGAAGCAGGGGCGCGGACCGCTGCTGCGCAAGCGGCAGGCCTGCCGCGACATCGCGGAGCTGTCGGAGCGGTACGGCCTGCGGATCGACCCTGCGCGCAAGGTGCAGGAGCTGTCCGTCGGCCAGCAGCAGCGGGTGGAGATCGTCAAGACGCTGTATCGCGGAGCCGAGTTCATCATCCTCGACGAGCCGACGGCCGTGCTGACGCCGCTCGAGACGGAGGAGCTGATGGCGATCCTGCGCGGCTTGCGGGAGCAGGGCAAGACGATCGTCTTCATCAGCCACAAGCTGCAGGAGGTGATGGGCGTCTGCGACCGCGTGAGCGTGCTGCGGGCAGGGCGGCTCGTCGCGAGCCGGGACGTCTCCGCCACGAGCGCGGCGGAGCTGGCCTCGCTCATGGTCGGACGCGAGCTGAAGCCGGTATTGCCGCGAACGGCGGCGCGCGAGGGCAAGGTCCGGCTGGCGATGAGGGACGTGCATGCGGAGGCGCCGGGGGGCCAGAGCCTGCGCGGAGTTTCGCTGGAGCTGCGCGAAGGGGAGATTCTCGGCATCGCCGGCGTCGACGGCAACGGCCAGCGGGAGCTGTGCGAGGTGCTGCTCGGCCTGCTGCGGCGGACGGGCGGCCAGGTGGAGCTCGGAGGAGCCAGCCTGGAGCGGCCGAATCCGCGCCGGATGGCGGAGCTCGGGGTCGGCTATATTCCGGAGGACCGGCATCGGGAGGGGCTGTGCCTCGATCTGACGATCGGCGAGAGCCTGATCGCCAAATCTTATCGGAGCCGTCCGTTCAGCCGCTTCGGGCTGCTGCGGCCGAGGAAGGTGCGGGAAGCCGCCGAGCAGGCGGTGCACTCGTTCCGAGTGCGTACGCCCGGCCTGGCTGCGCCGGTGCGCGCGCTCTCCGGGGGCAACCAGCAGAAGGTCGTGCTGGCGAGAGAGCTCATGCTGGAGCCGAGCCTGCTGCTGGCGATGCAGCCGACGCGCGGCATGGACGTCGGAGCCGCGGAGCAGGTGCACGCGCGGCTGCTCGCCGAGCGCGAGCGCGGCTGCGCCGTGCTGCTCCTGTCGACGGAGCTGGAGGAGGTGCGGGCGCTTTCCGACCGCATCGCCGTCCTGTTCAAGGGCAGGCTGGTCGGCGTCATGGCGCGCGGAGAGTTCGAGGCCGAGCGGATCGGCCTGTGGATGGCGGGGCTGGACGGGTGACGGATGGCGCTCGCGCGGCAGGTTCGGATTTATTTCTTTTGACAACGAGGGGGCGATGGGAATGGACAAGAGGAAGATGGCGCATCGAACGATCAGCGGCTCGGGAGCGGCGGGAGGGCTGCGGCTGGCCGCGCTGCTGCTGGCGCTCGCTCTGGCGCTGGCGGGCTGCGGAGGCGGGGAGACGGCGAAAACGGGCGCATCGGCGCCGGAGGGCAACGACCCGGGCCGCTTGAAGGTCGCGCTGCTCGTTCCGGGAGCGGTGAACGACAACGGCTGGAACAGCGTCGCCTACAGCGGCTTGATGAAGATCAAGGACGAGCTTGGAGCGGAAACGCAGGTTTCGGAGAAGGTCGGTCAATCCGACATGGCCGAGTTCCTGCGCGGCTATGCGCAGGACGGCTTCGACGTCGTCATCGGGCATGGCTTCGAGTTCGCGGAGCCGATGATGGACATCGCCAAGGACTTTCCGGATACGTGGTTCCTCGTGACGAGCTCCACCGCGGCGCAGGAGCCGAACGTCGCGTCGATCAGCATCAACAACCGCGAGCAGGGCTATCTGATGGGCACGGCCGCGGCGCTGCTGTCGCAGTCGGGCAAGGTCGCCGCCATCGGCGGCATGGACATCCCGCCGATCACCAATTCCGTGGCGGGCTTCAAGGAAGGCGCGGAGGCCGCCGTGCCGGGCATCGAGGTGTTGACGGCGATGACGGGAAGCGGCGAGGATATCGCCAAGGCGAAGGAGACGGCGATCTCCATGATCGAGAAAGGCGCCGACGTCGTCATGACGAACGCGAATGCGGCCGGCAACGGAGGCATCGAGGCGGCGAAGCAGGAGGGCGTGCTGGCGATCGGCTCCAACGTGGATCTGAACCCGATCGCGCCGGATACGATCGCGGTCAGCGTCATCCAGGACTATCCGGCGGCGATGCTGTCCGTCGTCAAGGAGGTTCAGGAAGGCCGCATGAAGGCGGAGCCCAAGCTGCTCGGCGTGAAGGAAGGGGCGGTATATCTCAGTCCCTACCATGGCTTCGAGGCCAAGATTCCGCAGGAAGCGAAGGACCGGATCGAAGCGGT encodes:
- a CDS encoding ABC transporter ATP-binding protein, whose translation is MRISAGEEIVLATRGLTKRFGSFTANDGLDLDFRRGEIHAILGENGAGKSTLMNMLSGLIEPDGGEIRLNGASVRFGSPRAAMRAGIGMVHQHFMLVPALTAAENVLIGLKQGRGPLLRKRQACRDIAELSERYGLRIDPARKVQELSVGQQQRVEIVKTLYRGAEFIILDEPTAVLTPLETEELMAILRGLREQGKTIVFISHKLQEVMGVCDRVSVLRAGRLVASRDVSATSAAELASLMVGRELKPVLPRTAAREGKVRLAMRDVHAEAPGGQSLRGVSLELREGEILGIAGVDGNGQRELCEVLLGLLRRTGGQVELGGASLERPNPRRMAELGVGYIPEDRHREGLCLDLTIGESLIAKSYRSRPFSRFGLLRPRKVREAAEQAVHSFRVRTPGLAAPVRALSGGNQQKVVLARELMLEPSLLLAMQPTRGMDVGAAEQVHARLLAERERGCAVLLLSTELEEVRALSDRIAVLFKGRLVGVMARGEFEAERIGLWMAGLDG
- a CDS encoding BMP family protein gives rise to the protein MDKRKMAHRTISGSGAAGGLRLAALLLALALALAGCGGGETAKTGASAPEGNDPGRLKVALLVPGAVNDNGWNSVAYSGLMKIKDELGAETQVSEKVGQSDMAEFLRGYAQDGFDVVIGHGFEFAEPMMDIAKDFPDTWFLVTSSTAAQEPNVASISINNREQGYLMGTAAALLSQSGKVAAIGGMDIPPITNSVAGFKEGAEAAVPGIEVLTAMTGSGEDIAKAKETAISMIEKGADVVMTNANAAGNGGIEAAKQEGVLAIGSNVDLNPIAPDTIAVSVIQDYPAAMLSVVKEVQEGRMKAEPKLLGVKEGAVYLSPYHGFEAKIPQEAKDRIEAVVASLQDGSLQVKNSD